The DNA window TGCTTTTCTGTCGTTCGTTACATATACAATCAAGTCAGCTTCTGACTTCCATTGTGTAACATAAACAATTTTATGAGCTTCTCTTGGCCAATTAGTTCTAGAAATAACTATTGAAAAAATCTCAGATACAGGAATTACCAATAACAGCAATAAAATAGCAAAAAATTTCCTGATTTTCATTTTATTATTTTAAACTCTAAATAACAAATTCAATAAATTCGTATTCCTTTCTTTTTTAATTCCCGGGTTGATCTAAAAACAATATAACTAAAAGCACTTATAATCAGCAAATTACTGATTTAGTAACGAAAAAGCAAACTTTTTAATTATAAAATTTAGCTGTAAAACCACAGTATATACAAATGAAATGAAAAAAACTTTATTCTTTTAGTTTCTTAAAATCTTTTTTATGACTATTATCATGCCAATTGTTGAAAAAATAACCAAAAAAACAGGCACTAATTCTAACCCATCCCTAAGACTTGGACTTCTTAAAAAAGCCCATATCTGCGTAGTTTGCATTCCCGCATAAAAAAATAAAAGTGTGCGTGGTAACATTCCTGCGATACTACCCAGCAAATAACTCCTAAAAGGAGGATTTAAAGAAGCAAAGGCGACATTCATCATTGCAAAAGGTAAAACAGGAGAAAGTCTTCCAAAAATAATTACCGGTAATGCATTTTTTCTGATATTCTCTCTAAAGGGTTGTAATTCAGGTAGTTCAATTAGTCTTTTTGAGGATAATAAAGTATTGAGAAACCTACCGAAATACAACCCGGCTATTGCAGCTAAAGTATATGCAATCAATAGACCGGGAAATGCCTCCCAACCTAAGTAATGGCCTGTTAAAATAGCCACTACCGTCGTTGGTATTAACGCAAAAGTCATTGTTAAAAAGCTGATGATAAAAAAGATAATATAGAATGAAATACTAATATCTTCAAACCAATGATTATTTGACTGTAACAAAAAAATGAAATTGGAAGACACTAAAATCGGAATAACAGCCAAAAAAAATAAGGCTATAAAAAACCCATACTGACCTCTGAAAACTTTATAGGCCGGTTTATTCTTTATTCTTTCAATATATTTCTGAAAGGGTAATTTCAATACAGATATGTGTTTTGTAATAAATTACCTAATGTGTAACTGATTATTCATAAAGTCAGACTGAGCTTCGTCAAACTCAAGCAACACTTCAAATTCTTTAACTTCCGTCTCATAAAGAATTTCAAATGCCTGTTCATAATCTGCTTCGGTTATATCACCGGTTTCCTCTTTTCTTAATATTTCTACAACCCTAACCAAATACTCATTAGCCATAAAAGCATAATAATCAACAACTTTTATTGCTTTAGCTCTAAAGTCATTATCTTCACTAAACGGCTTAAGTTCATTTATATTTGAAAGGGATTCTTTTGCTGTGGATTTAATCTCCAGACGAATTTCGTCCATAACACCGGCACTATAACTTTGATTAAAAGCCTCGAGAAATTCAATGAATTTAGCTGAAACTGTATCAATATTTTTCACCATGAAGTCATTGTACTCCAAAGGTGTTTCCTTCTCATAAGTATATTGCTTTGAACTAAATACATCACAAGAAATCAAGAGCGCAATAAATATAAAAGTGTAAGGCAACTTATAAGAGATTAATTCTGATAAAAGTGTCATTTGCTTAGATAGCATTTAAATAATTACTTTTTGTATTCCAAAAATAGTTAAAAGCTTGAAAGAAATTGCATTTTTAATTCTATTATAATGAATCCTCTTAAATCTTTTAAAAGGGAATAACTTACTTATTTAATATTTAAACGACTAATTCCTGAATTTACTATTTCAGCGTAATGAGGCTTATCGCATGCATACTCATGAATAAAATCAGAAATTATTTCTCCGTCTTTAATGAAGAAAATACCGGGCATCTGAAATAAGTCTCCCTTTTCAGCGCCAATTCCGTGTTTAAAAATTGATCCTGAAAAAATGCTTCTCAGTATTACTCTGTAACCTGCCAATTGCTTGAAAGTACCTCTTTTCAGCTTAAATAACTTATACAAAATACCTTCCGGGTCGCTTAATACAGGAGTATCCTCTAAACCGTATTTTGCTAAGACTTCATCTGCTTCATGCTCATCTTCTAACATATGCACTAATAAGACTCTCACACCTTTTTTTTCAAAAAACTCTTTTTGCTCGCCTATATCCTTTAAGGTTTCCCTGCAAAAAGTACAACCGAAATGACGTAAAAAAATGACGAGAGTAGGCCATCTGTTACTCATCTCGTTCAAATCAATACCTTCGCTGGTTTCAAACATTTCCCATTTATACATACCTTTATTATACATTTCAATCAGCATCTCATCAAGCAAATAAGGCTGATTAAAAGCTCTTCTTATAATCATAAAGAAAGGTATTAACCAAACTAAATCATTAAAAATATTAATAATTCCAAATGTCCATGGTAACTGATGCGTAGAGGCTGCATATAAAAAACCAATAGCACTTAGGAATTTACTTAAAAAACCAATAAAAACAATTGGCCAATGAGTGAAAGGTTTAGTAGAAGCTATTAAATAACCAATTCCAAAAACCACTGACAGCATCCCAATTGTTTGCCATAATTGAGGATATAAAGGCACATCCATAGAAGACAATGAAAACATTAAATTAGGAAAAAGAATCACAATGACTCCCCAAATAATATTATAAACACCTGCAACAACTAAAACTGCTTTCATCCAGCCTTCTATACCTATTTTGGTTTTACTCATTCTTCAATTAATTATTTTAATATCTTAATTCTGTCAACTCTTCGCTAATCACCCAAAGCTTGTTCGTGTTATCCTGAGATAGTGCTGCTCTTGAAGGTCTTTTAGCTTTGCACTTCACAAAGTATTTACCTGTCACATCAGTAACTTCATCTGAAAGTGAAAGATATATAGTTGTTTGAGCTCCTTTTTGTGCGTCTATCATAAAAAATGATAATATTTTTTTCAAAAATGAATTTATATTTTCAAACAACCCAGTTGAAACAAAGCCGGGGTGCAAACTGTTCACTGTAATGCTTTTATTTTTTAACTTTTCACTAAGTTTATTGGTAAATAAAATATTACAAAGCTTTGAATGACCGTAAACCCGAAATGCATTATAACCTTTTGCATGATTAATATCTGTAGCATTAAAAGAAGCTGCTCTATGTGCTTCTGAAGCTACATTAACTATGCGACTACCGGCTGGCATAATGTCTATAAGCAAACCGGTTAATAGAAATGGTGCTAGATGATTAACTGCTAACATTCTTTCATGACCTTCATTGCTTAATACTCTCTTGCTGTCCATTATCCCTGCATTATTCACCAGTAGATCCAAGGTTTTATGATTTTTAATATAATTTGCAGAAAATTCTCGTACAGATTGCAATGAGGCTAAATCACAGTACATCAAATCAATATTATTACCATTGTCGTTTTCATTCCAGTAAGTCAAACAATCCTCTGCCTTTTCCATGTTTCTGGCCGGTACGATTACCTGATAATCTTTATTTAAAAGAGCCTTAACCGTCTCTTTACCTATACCTGAAGTTGCACCTGTCACTATAGCTTTTTTTTGTGTTTGCATAGAACTTAATAATTATAGTTAATAAAAGCTTTTAGATTAAACGTGTTAATTAAAACAGTTTACCTTAGTTATACATTTCAAACGCATAAAGGTTTAGCTATCTCCTCCTCTTTTTATTCAAAAAATAGAATTCGCAAAAATGAGAAAAGTTGAATTTAAACAAAAAATTTATACCTATAAATTTAAAAACCATCTGAGACGGTTTCCTAAAAAAATCATTAAGTTTGCCCGAATTAATGTGTTTATGATAAAAATTTATACCGACGGCTCATCAAAAGGAAATCCCGGTCCGGGAGGCTATGGGGTAGTTATGCTCTATAAAGATAAAGAAAGAATTATTTCACAGGGCTATCGAAAAACTACAAACAACCGCATGGAGCTTTTGGCCGTAATTACCGGTTTAGAAGCAATTAAAACTGAAGGTTGGGATGTAACAATCTATTCAGATTCCAAATATGTAATAGATGCAGTTGAAAAAAAGTGGGTTTTTGGCTGGGCAAAAAAAGGATTTGTAAAAAAGAAGAATAAAGATTTATGGACGCGTTTTTTAAAAATTTATGCAAAACACAATGTGAAATTCATCTGGGTAAAAGGACATAGCAACAACTACTATAATGAACGCTGCGATAAACTCGCTGTTGAAGCAGCAGAATCTGATAATTTATTGATAGACACCTACTATGAAAGCAATGAATCAGTCTAAATTTTTAAATTTAGCTCATCTCAAATTGATGAAGATACTTCAAGGCTTTATTCACCATATTCTTTGAGCCGGTAAATATAGGCGTTCGTTCATGTAACTTCTTTGGCTCAATTTCCATAATTCGACCACTTCCACTATCTGCTATACCACCTGCCTGTTCCACTATAAAAGCGATAGGATTACATTCATATAACAACCTCAACTTTCCGGAGGGTTGACTTTTTGTAGCCGGATAAATAAAAATACCACCCTGAATTAAATTTCTATGAATATCTGCTACCATAGAACCAATATATCTTAAAGAACAGGGCTTTTCTTGTTTTTGACAATCGTCAATAAATTGCTTAACACCTTCGGAAAAAGAATGATAGTAACCCTGATTGATCGAATAAACACTGGCCTCTTCTGGTATCTGCAATGAAGGATGAGAAAGACAAAACTCCCCAATAGACGGATCTAAGGTAAAACCGTTAACACCTTTCCCTGTCGTAAAAACAAGCATGGTCGATGAACCATAAATTATATATCCTGCGGCGACTTGCTCAGTGCCTTTCTGCAAAAAATCTTCAACTTCACACTTCTTTCCGGAAGATTTTCTCCTGTAGATTGAAAAAATAGTGCCTATAGAAACATTTACATCTATATTGCTGGAGCCATCTAAAGGGTCAATGGTTACTATATATTTGGCGTGCTGACTCTGCTCATTTTCTAATGAAACAAAATCTTCATTCTCTTCCGATGCAATTCCGGCACACTGGCCACCACTGGCTAAAGAAGATATAAATTGTTCATTGGCAAACACATCTAACTTTTTAACCAACTCACCCTGTACATTTTGTAAACCAACATTACCGAGTATATCTACTAACCCGGCTTTATTTACTTCTCTGTTAACAATTTTAGCTGCAATTCCTATGTCGGTTAATAAAGAAGTTAACTCACCCGTAGCATAGGTAAAATCTTTTTGTCTCTGAAAAATAAATTCATTTAGAGTTATAACCTCACGGCCGTAAATATGGTCAGTCATATTATTTATTGGTTTAATTCCTTCTTTTTAAATCGAATCAAAAATAAGAAAAGCCTTCAAAATAGTATACTTTTCTGCATTATACCCTTAAATTTAAAACATAAAAAAGTAAAAAATGAAAATTACCACTAGAAAGGCAGAAAAAGAGGATGTTAAGGGTATCTATAAGCTGATAGAAGAGTTAGCAAAATATGAGAAAGCAGCTCATGAAGTCAAAGTTACAGAAGAAATTCTGAGAAAAGACGGTTTTGAAACCTTCCCTCCTCTTTTCAGAGTTTTATTAGCTGAAAATGAGGAAAAAGAAATCTTGGGTATGGCTTTTTATTATACAGCCTACTCAACCTGGAAAGGTAAAATCATTTATTTAGATGATTTGGTGGTAAACAGTACTTACAGAAGATCAGGAATCGGTAAGAAACTACTGGATGAGTTAAAGCTAATTGCTAAAAAAGACAATTGCAATCAAATTCGCTTTCATGTTTTGGATTGGAATCAGCCGGCTATTTCATTTTATGAAAAGGAAAAGGTAATGCTTGACCCGGAGTGGATCACCTGCAAAATCGAGGATATTCAACTGCAATAGATGCTAAACATTTAGTATTTTTGCCGTTCAAATAAAAATATGGTTGTTTATAAATTTGGAGGTGCATCTATTAAAGATGCTGAAGCTGTAAAAAACATGGCTAAAATACTTTCACTCAGAGAGAAAAAGCCTTGCATAATTGTTATTTCTGCTATGGGAAAAACAACTAACTCCCTGGAAGAACTTTGTAATTCATTTTATAAAAATGATGCGGCAACTCCCTTTTTATTAAAAGAAATTAAAAATCGCCACTTAAAAGTATTGAATAAACTTTTTGAAGATGAGGAACATGCAGTTTTCAAAAAAGTACATTCAATCTTCAATCAATTGGAAGGATTTATTTCAAAAAAATCTAAATCTCCATTTGATTTTATTTATGACAAAATAGTTTCTCACGGAGAGTTGTTATCTACGACTATCATCAGTGAATATTTAAATTTTCAGGGTATCAAAAATACTTGGATTGATGTTCGTGAAGTAATTAAAACAAGCTCTGAGCATCGTGATCCAAAAATAAACTGGAATCTTACAGATACCAAAGTGCAGGAAATCATAGTGCCTGTTTTACAAAAATCAACTGACCTGATAGTAACTCAGGGATTTTTAGGTTCAACAACAGAAGGGCATACGACAACGCTCGGAAGAGAAGGCTCGGATTTTACTGCTGCCATTTTTTCAAATATTCTAAACGCTGAAAAACAAGTTGTTTGGAAAGATGTTCCCGGAATTCTTAATGCCGACCCCAATCAATTTCAGGAAGCTGTAAAAATTGATAAATTATCCTACGATGACGCCGTTGAAATGACATTTTACGGGGCAACTGTTATTCACCCAAAAACAATAAAACCCCTTCAAAATAAGAATATTCCACTATATGTTCAGTCTTTTTTAAATCCAGGATCTAAAGGAACTACCATTCTTAACAGCACTTCAAGGGAAGAAAAAGTACCTA is part of the Chitinophagaceae bacterium genome and encodes:
- a CDS encoding DedA family protein is translated as MKLPFQKYIERIKNKPAYKVFRGQYGFFIALFFLAVIPILVSSNFIFLLQSNNHWFEDISISFYIIFFIISFLTMTFALIPTTVVAILTGHYLGWEAFPGLLIAYTLAAIAGLYFGRFLNTLLSSKRLIELPELQPFRENIRKNALPVIIFGRLSPVLPFAMMNVAFASLNPPFRSYLLGSIAGMLPRTLLFFYAGMQTTQIWAFLRSPSLRDGLELVPVFLVIFSTIGMIIVIKKILRN
- a CDS encoding SDR family oxidoreductase, producing MQTQKKAIVTGATSGIGKETVKALLNKDYQVIVPARNMEKAEDCLTYWNENDNGNNIDLMYCDLASLQSVREFSANYIKNHKTLDLLVNNAGIMDSKRVLSNEGHERMLAVNHLAPFLLTGLLIDIMPAGSRIVNVASEAHRAASFNATDINHAKGYNAFRVYGHSKLCNILFTNKLSEKLKNKSITVNSLHPGFVSTGLFENINSFLKKILSFFMIDAQKGAQTTIYLSLSDEVTDVTGKYFVKCKAKRPSRAALSQDNTNKLWVISEELTELRY
- a CDS encoding ribonuclease HI; translation: MNVFMIKIYTDGSSKGNPGPGGYGVVMLYKDKERIISQGYRKTTNNRMELLAVITGLEAIKTEGWDVTIYSDSKYVIDAVEKKWVFGWAKKGFVKKKNKDLWTRFLKIYAKHNVKFIWVKGHSNNYYNERCDKLAVEAAESDNLLIDTYYESNESV
- a CDS encoding class 1 fructose-bisphosphatase translates to MTDHIYGREVITLNEFIFQRQKDFTYATGELTSLLTDIGIAAKIVNREVNKAGLVDILGNVGLQNVQGELVKKLDVFANEQFISSLASGGQCAGIASEENEDFVSLENEQSQHAKYIVTIDPLDGSSNIDVNVSIGTIFSIYRRKSSGKKCEVEDFLQKGTEQVAAGYIIYGSSTMLVFTTGKGVNGFTLDPSIGEFCLSHPSLQIPEEASVYSINQGYYHSFSEGVKQFIDDCQKQEKPCSLRYIGSMVADIHRNLIQGGIFIYPATKSQPSGKLRLLYECNPIAFIVEQAGGIADSGSGRIMEIEPKKLHERTPIFTGSKNMVNKALKYLHQFEMS
- a CDS encoding GNAT family N-acetyltransferase, which translates into the protein MKITTRKAEKEDVKGIYKLIEELAKYEKAAHEVKVTEEILRKDGFETFPPLFRVLLAENEEKEILGMAFYYTAYSTWKGKIIYLDDLVVNSTYRRSGIGKKLLDELKLIAKKDNCNQIRFHVLDWNQPAISFYEKEKVMLDPEWITCKIEDIQLQ
- a CDS encoding aspartate kinase, with protein sequence MVVYKFGGASIKDAEAVKNMAKILSLREKKPCIIVISAMGKTTNSLEELCNSFYKNDAATPFLLKEIKNRHLKVLNKLFEDEEHAVFKKVHSIFNQLEGFISKKSKSPFDFIYDKIVSHGELLSTTIISEYLNFQGIKNTWIDVREVIKTSSEHRDPKINWNLTDTKVQEIIVPVLQKSTDLIVTQGFLGSTTEGHTTTLGREGSDFTAAIFSNILNAEKQVVWKDVPGILNADPNQFQEAVKIDKLSYDDAVEMTFYGATVIHPKTIKPLQNKNIPLYVQSFLNPGSKGTTILNSTSREEKVPIIILKKNQIILRISTKDFSFMAEDNLSFIYKIFDKLRISITMTENAAISLTVCLDNNPGRINKLLEKLEDRYEISVLKNVEVLTVKNYNEDLIKKLTSHRIIRFEQRRNDLIRFILQ